A stretch of Monomorium pharaonis isolate MP-MQ-018 chromosome 7, ASM1337386v2, whole genome shotgun sequence DNA encodes these proteins:
- the LOC105837793 gene encoding disintegrin and metalloproteinase domain-containing protein 10 isoform X1: MISDTCGYVYFLLLLLLVPYIESARRLNEYIRHYETLSYPVEEVHRSHLRAKRSINRDTTVTLKFRAHGKDFHIRLKRDLTTFSNNLIIEGSRGERHYDSDVSHVYQGNLVGEPGSHVFGSVSDGVFHGKIVSPKSGAWYVERAHYYFPPHEINETLHSVIYHENDVGDPYVDVRQGDGGGCGITNSDVVEWMEMVQNSALPDESPKTVPSTNQKEPKPNVAPWDGDTREAPEHKYTREANEPSHRRPRRATRSKENNTCSLFIQTDPLIWRHISEQLHHDVEKTREEILSLIAHHVTAVNYIYRDTKFDGRTEHRNIKFEVQRIKIDDETACTPQQPYSEPNPFCLENIDVSNFLNLHSLSNHEDFCLAYVFTYRDFTGGTLGLAWVASASGASGGICEKFKTYTETVSGLYQSTKRSLNTGIITFVNYNSRVPPKVSQLTLAHEIGHNFGSPHDFPPECRPGGLDGNYIMFASATSGNRPNNSKFSKCSIGNISNVLDAIEDNKKRNCFTGAFCGNKIVEAGEECDCGYDDNECVDKCCYPRQVSELDKIKNDTAKGCHRKYGTQCSPSQGPCCSSETCQFVPLSHRVQCRAESDCSYNSTCNGKSSECPSPLPKANKTRCNEGTQLCINGECTGSICLEWNLTECFLTSNIIPNIDKRKLCELACQNGTDASTCRGTSEFAHMVGLPEGGMSLRPGSPCDNFQGYCDVFLKCRAVDTEGPLARLKNLLFNKETLSSVAQWITEFWWAVLLMGIAFIIFMGLFIKCCAVHIPSTNPKKPPARRISDTLTRPMNTLRRMRHPHGGGGAGPRSIPPRGPSQGGHGTRGPSHGYGEGRGAQYYPKAGYRSVPTASAPPSSGSADNYGRSNHPELYAGAYSGSGGGGRSTAYEMRHHNKV, encoded by the exons CTCGTCGACTGAACGAGTACATTCGTCACTACGAAACGCTGTCATATCCCGTCGAGGAGGTCCACCGAAGTCACCTGAGGGCGAAGAGGTCGATCAACCGCGACACCACCGTGACGTTAAAGTTTCGCGCGCACGGCAAGGACTTCCACATCCGATTAAAGCGGGACTTGACCACCTTTAGCAACAACTTAATCATTGAAGGATCCAGAGGGGAGAGACATTACGATTCTGACGTGTCTCACGTTTATCAGGGCAACCTAGTCG GCGAACCTGGTAGCCACGTGTTCGGAAGTGTCAGTGATGGAGTCTTCCACGGGAAGATAGTATCACCGAAAAGTGGTGCGTGGTACGTGGAAAGGGCGCATTACTATTTTCCGCCGCATGAGATAAACGAGACATTGCATTCTGTGATCTATCACGAGAATGACGTCGGTGATCCGTACGTGGATGTTCGACAAG gtGACGGCGGTGGATGTGGCATTACTAATAGTGACGTAGTAGAGTGGATGGAAATGGTGCAGAATTCCGCTCTACCAGATGAATCGCCTAAGACAGTCCCGTCAACAAACCAGAAGGAGCCAAAACCAAATGTTGCACCTTGGGATGGCGATACCCGGGAGGCTCCAGAGCATAAGTACACTAGAGAAGCTAATGAACCTAGTCATCGCAGGCCACGAAGAGCAACCAGGTCGAAAGAAAACAACACTTGCTCACTCTTCATACAAACGGATCCTCTTATATGGAGGCACATCTCTGAACAG CTGCATCACGACGTGGAAAAAACCAGGGAGGAAATATTGTCCTTGATCGCACACCACGTCACCGCCGTGAATTACATCTACAGGGACACGAAATTCGATGGTAGGACGGAGCATAGAAACATCAAGTTCGAGGTTCAACGAATAAAG ATCGATGACGAGACGGCGTGCACGCCTCAACAGCCATACAGCGAACCGAACCCTTTCTGTTTGGAGAACATTGACGTTAGCAACTTTCTGAATCTCCATTCTCTCTCGAATCACGAGGACTTCTGCCTCGCCTACGTTTTCACCTACAG GGACTTTACTGGTGGTACTCTCGGTCTCGCCTGGGTCGCTTCCGCGTCTGGCGCGTCCGGTGGTATCTGCGAAAAATTCAAGACTTATACTGAGACCGTGTCCGGGCTGTATCAATCCACTAAGAGATCCCTCAATACCGGCATCATAACTTTCGTAAATTACAACAGCCGTGTGCCGCCTAAAGTGTCACAGCTGACTCTGGCGCATGAGATAGGTCATAACTTCGGATCACCG CACGATTTTCCGCCGGAATGCAGACCGGGGGGCTTGGACGGTAATTACATTATGTTCGCCTCGGCGACGAGCGGAAATCGACCGAACAACAGCAAGTTTTCAAAGTGCAGCATTGGCAATATCAGCAACGTCCTAGATGCTATCGAGGATAATAAGAAGAGGAACTGTTTTACTG gAGCGTTTTgtggaaataaaattgtcgAGGCTGGCGAGGAGTGTGACTGCGGATATGACGACAACGAGTGCGTGGACAAGTGCTGCTATCCCAGACAGGTGTCTGAGCTGGATAAGATTAAGAATGACACCGCGAAAGGTTGCCATAGGAAATACGGGACTCAATGCAG TCCTAGTCAAGGACCCTGTTGTTCGAGTGAAACGTGCCAGTTTGTGCCCCTCTCCCATCGAGTTCAGTGCAGGGCCGAATCAGACTGTAGTTACAATTCTACATGCAATGGAAAGTCCTCCGAATGCCCATCGCCGTTACCAAAAGCCAACAAGACTAGATGCAATGAAGGCACTCAA TTGTGCATCAACGGGGAGTGCACAGGATCCATTTGTTTGGAGTGGAATCTGACAGAGTGCTTTTTAACGAGCAACATCATACCGAACATCGACAAGCGAAAGCTCTGCGAATTAGCCTGTCAAAATGGGACTGATGCATCAACATGTCGTGGGACGAGCGAGTTTGCACACATGGTGGGATTGCCCGAGGGTGGAATGAGTCTCAGACCTGGTTCACCTTGCGATAATTTTCAG ggTTATTGCGATGTTTTCTTGAAATGCCGAGCCGTTGATACGGAAGGACCGCTTGCGAGATTGAAAAACCTGTTGTTCAATAAAGAAACTTTATCGTCGGTAGCGCAATGGATAACT GAATTTTGGTGGGCGGTGTTATTAATGGGTATAGCTTTCATCATATTTATGGGACTGTTTATCAAGTGCTGTGCTGTGCACATTCCTTCTACTAATCCCAAAAAGCCACCTGCGAGGCGTATCAGTGATACATTAACAAGACCGATGAATACTCTTAGAAGAATG cgACATCCGCACGGTGGTGGTGGAGCTGGGCCAAGGAGTATACCACCAAGAGGTCCAAGTCAAGGTGGACATGGAACGCGTGGACCCTCTCATGGTTATGGAGAGGGTAGAGGTGCTCAATATTATCCAAAAG CAGGATATCGCTCGGTTCCCACAGCTAGTGCGCCACCAAGTAGCGGGTCAGCAGACAATTACGGGCGTTCCAATCACCCAGAGCTGTATGCCGGCGCCTATTCGGGCTCCGGCGGAGGTGGGAGGAGCACAGCATATGAGATGAGACATCACAACAAGGTGTGA
- the LOC105837793 gene encoding disintegrin and metalloproteinase domain-containing protein 10 isoform X3 — protein sequence MISDTCGYVYFLLLLLLVPYIESARRLNEYIRHYETLSYPVEEVHRSHLRAKRSINRDTTVTLKFRAHGKDFHIRLKRDLTTFSNNLIIEGSRGERHYDSDVSHVYQGNLVGEPGSHVFGSVSDGVFHGKIVSPKSGAWYVERAHYYFPPHEINETLHSVIYHENDVGDPYVDVRQGDGGGCGITNSDVVEWMEMVQNSALPDESPKTVPSTNQKEPKPNVAPWDGDTREAPEHKYTREANEPSHRRPRRATRSKENNTCSLFIQTDPLIWRHISEQLHHDVEKTREEILSLIAHHVTAVNYIYRDTKFDGRTEHRNIKFEVQRIKIDDETACTPQQPYSEPNPFCLENIDVSNFLNLHSLSNHEDFCLAYVFTYRDFTGGTLGLAWVASASGASGGICEKFKTYTETVSGLYQSTKRSLNTGIITFVNYNSRVPPKVSQLTLAHEIGHNFGSPHDFPPECRPGGLDGNYIMFASATSGNRPNNSKFSKCSIGNISNVLDAIEDNKKRNCFTGAFCGNKIVEAGEECDCGYDDNECVDKCCYPRQVSELDKIKNDTAKGCHRKYGTQCSPSQGPCCSSETCQFVPLSHRVQCRAESDCSYNSTCNGKSSECPSPLPKANKTRCNEGTQLCINGECTGSICLEWNLTECFLTSNIIPNIDKRKLCELACQNGTDASTCRGTSEFAHMVGLPEGGMSLRPGSPCDNFQGYCDVFLKCRAVDTEGPLARLKNLLFNKETLSSVAQWITEFWWAVLLMGIAFIIFMGLFIKCCAVHIPSTNPKKPPARRISDTLTRPMNTLRRMRHPHGGGGAGPRSIPPRGPSQGGHGTRGPSHGYGEGRGAQYYPKASAPPSSGSADNYGRSNHPELYAGAYSGSGGGGRSTAYEMRHHNKV from the exons CTCGTCGACTGAACGAGTACATTCGTCACTACGAAACGCTGTCATATCCCGTCGAGGAGGTCCACCGAAGTCACCTGAGGGCGAAGAGGTCGATCAACCGCGACACCACCGTGACGTTAAAGTTTCGCGCGCACGGCAAGGACTTCCACATCCGATTAAAGCGGGACTTGACCACCTTTAGCAACAACTTAATCATTGAAGGATCCAGAGGGGAGAGACATTACGATTCTGACGTGTCTCACGTTTATCAGGGCAACCTAGTCG GCGAACCTGGTAGCCACGTGTTCGGAAGTGTCAGTGATGGAGTCTTCCACGGGAAGATAGTATCACCGAAAAGTGGTGCGTGGTACGTGGAAAGGGCGCATTACTATTTTCCGCCGCATGAGATAAACGAGACATTGCATTCTGTGATCTATCACGAGAATGACGTCGGTGATCCGTACGTGGATGTTCGACAAG gtGACGGCGGTGGATGTGGCATTACTAATAGTGACGTAGTAGAGTGGATGGAAATGGTGCAGAATTCCGCTCTACCAGATGAATCGCCTAAGACAGTCCCGTCAACAAACCAGAAGGAGCCAAAACCAAATGTTGCACCTTGGGATGGCGATACCCGGGAGGCTCCAGAGCATAAGTACACTAGAGAAGCTAATGAACCTAGTCATCGCAGGCCACGAAGAGCAACCAGGTCGAAAGAAAACAACACTTGCTCACTCTTCATACAAACGGATCCTCTTATATGGAGGCACATCTCTGAACAG CTGCATCACGACGTGGAAAAAACCAGGGAGGAAATATTGTCCTTGATCGCACACCACGTCACCGCCGTGAATTACATCTACAGGGACACGAAATTCGATGGTAGGACGGAGCATAGAAACATCAAGTTCGAGGTTCAACGAATAAAG ATCGATGACGAGACGGCGTGCACGCCTCAACAGCCATACAGCGAACCGAACCCTTTCTGTTTGGAGAACATTGACGTTAGCAACTTTCTGAATCTCCATTCTCTCTCGAATCACGAGGACTTCTGCCTCGCCTACGTTTTCACCTACAG GGACTTTACTGGTGGTACTCTCGGTCTCGCCTGGGTCGCTTCCGCGTCTGGCGCGTCCGGTGGTATCTGCGAAAAATTCAAGACTTATACTGAGACCGTGTCCGGGCTGTATCAATCCACTAAGAGATCCCTCAATACCGGCATCATAACTTTCGTAAATTACAACAGCCGTGTGCCGCCTAAAGTGTCACAGCTGACTCTGGCGCATGAGATAGGTCATAACTTCGGATCACCG CACGATTTTCCGCCGGAATGCAGACCGGGGGGCTTGGACGGTAATTACATTATGTTCGCCTCGGCGACGAGCGGAAATCGACCGAACAACAGCAAGTTTTCAAAGTGCAGCATTGGCAATATCAGCAACGTCCTAGATGCTATCGAGGATAATAAGAAGAGGAACTGTTTTACTG gAGCGTTTTgtggaaataaaattgtcgAGGCTGGCGAGGAGTGTGACTGCGGATATGACGACAACGAGTGCGTGGACAAGTGCTGCTATCCCAGACAGGTGTCTGAGCTGGATAAGATTAAGAATGACACCGCGAAAGGTTGCCATAGGAAATACGGGACTCAATGCAG TCCTAGTCAAGGACCCTGTTGTTCGAGTGAAACGTGCCAGTTTGTGCCCCTCTCCCATCGAGTTCAGTGCAGGGCCGAATCAGACTGTAGTTACAATTCTACATGCAATGGAAAGTCCTCCGAATGCCCATCGCCGTTACCAAAAGCCAACAAGACTAGATGCAATGAAGGCACTCAA TTGTGCATCAACGGGGAGTGCACAGGATCCATTTGTTTGGAGTGGAATCTGACAGAGTGCTTTTTAACGAGCAACATCATACCGAACATCGACAAGCGAAAGCTCTGCGAATTAGCCTGTCAAAATGGGACTGATGCATCAACATGTCGTGGGACGAGCGAGTTTGCACACATGGTGGGATTGCCCGAGGGTGGAATGAGTCTCAGACCTGGTTCACCTTGCGATAATTTTCAG ggTTATTGCGATGTTTTCTTGAAATGCCGAGCCGTTGATACGGAAGGACCGCTTGCGAGATTGAAAAACCTGTTGTTCAATAAAGAAACTTTATCGTCGGTAGCGCAATGGATAACT GAATTTTGGTGGGCGGTGTTATTAATGGGTATAGCTTTCATCATATTTATGGGACTGTTTATCAAGTGCTGTGCTGTGCACATTCCTTCTACTAATCCCAAAAAGCCACCTGCGAGGCGTATCAGTGATACATTAACAAGACCGATGAATACTCTTAGAAGAATG cgACATCCGCACGGTGGTGGTGGAGCTGGGCCAAGGAGTATACCACCAAGAGGTCCAAGTCAAGGTGGACATGGAACGCGTGGACCCTCTCATGGTTATGGAGAGGGTAGAGGTGCTCAATATTATCCAAAAG CTAGTGCGCCACCAAGTAGCGGGTCAGCAGACAATTACGGGCGTTCCAATCACCCAGAGCTGTATGCCGGCGCCTATTCGGGCTCCGGCGGAGGTGGGAGGAGCACAGCATATGAGATGAGACATCACAACAAGGTGTGA
- the LOC105837793 gene encoding disintegrin and metalloproteinase domain-containing protein 10 isoform X2, whose translation MISDTCGYVYFLLLLLLVPYIESARRLNEYIRHYETLSYPVEEVHRSHLRAKRSINRDTTVTLKFRAHGKDFHIRLKRDLTTFSNNLIIEGSRGERHYDSDVSHVYQGNLVGEPGSHVFGSVSDGVFHGKIVSPKSGAWYVERAHYYFPPHEINETLHSVIYHENDVGDPYVDVRQGDGGGCGITNSDVVEWMEMVQNSALPDESPKTVPSTNQKEPKPNVAPWDGDTREAPEHKYTREANEPSHRRPRRATRSKENNTCSLFIQTDPLIWRHISEQLHHDVEKTREEILSLIAHHVTAVNYIYRDTKFDGRTEHRNIKFEVQRIKIDDETACTPQQPYSEPNPFCLENIDVSNFLNLHSLSNHEDFCLAYVFTYRDFTGGTLGLAWVASASGASGGICEKFKTYTETVSGLYQSTKRSLNTGIITFVNYNSRVPPKVSQLTLAHEIGHNFGSPHDFPPECRPGGLDGNYIMFASATSGNRPNNSKFSKCSIGNISNVLDAIEDNKKRNCFTGAFCGNKIVEAGEECDCGYDDNECVDKCCYPRQVSELDKIKNDTAKGCHRKYGTQCSPSQGPCCSSETCQFVPLSHRVQCRAESDCSYNSTCNGKSSECPSPLPKANKTRCNEGTQLCINGECTGSICLEWNLTECFLTSNIIPNIDKRKLCELACQNGTDASTCRGTSEFAHMVGLPEGGMSLRPGSPCDNFQGYCDVFLKCRAVDTEGPLARLKNLLFNKETLSSVAQWITEFWWAVLLMGIAFIIFMGLFIKCCAVHIPSTNPKKPPARRISDTLTRPMNTLRRMRHPHGGGGAGPRSIPPRGPSQGGHGTRGPSHGYGEGRGAQYYPKGYRSVPTASAPPSSGSADNYGRSNHPELYAGAYSGSGGGGRSTAYEMRHHNKV comes from the exons CTCGTCGACTGAACGAGTACATTCGTCACTACGAAACGCTGTCATATCCCGTCGAGGAGGTCCACCGAAGTCACCTGAGGGCGAAGAGGTCGATCAACCGCGACACCACCGTGACGTTAAAGTTTCGCGCGCACGGCAAGGACTTCCACATCCGATTAAAGCGGGACTTGACCACCTTTAGCAACAACTTAATCATTGAAGGATCCAGAGGGGAGAGACATTACGATTCTGACGTGTCTCACGTTTATCAGGGCAACCTAGTCG GCGAACCTGGTAGCCACGTGTTCGGAAGTGTCAGTGATGGAGTCTTCCACGGGAAGATAGTATCACCGAAAAGTGGTGCGTGGTACGTGGAAAGGGCGCATTACTATTTTCCGCCGCATGAGATAAACGAGACATTGCATTCTGTGATCTATCACGAGAATGACGTCGGTGATCCGTACGTGGATGTTCGACAAG gtGACGGCGGTGGATGTGGCATTACTAATAGTGACGTAGTAGAGTGGATGGAAATGGTGCAGAATTCCGCTCTACCAGATGAATCGCCTAAGACAGTCCCGTCAACAAACCAGAAGGAGCCAAAACCAAATGTTGCACCTTGGGATGGCGATACCCGGGAGGCTCCAGAGCATAAGTACACTAGAGAAGCTAATGAACCTAGTCATCGCAGGCCACGAAGAGCAACCAGGTCGAAAGAAAACAACACTTGCTCACTCTTCATACAAACGGATCCTCTTATATGGAGGCACATCTCTGAACAG CTGCATCACGACGTGGAAAAAACCAGGGAGGAAATATTGTCCTTGATCGCACACCACGTCACCGCCGTGAATTACATCTACAGGGACACGAAATTCGATGGTAGGACGGAGCATAGAAACATCAAGTTCGAGGTTCAACGAATAAAG ATCGATGACGAGACGGCGTGCACGCCTCAACAGCCATACAGCGAACCGAACCCTTTCTGTTTGGAGAACATTGACGTTAGCAACTTTCTGAATCTCCATTCTCTCTCGAATCACGAGGACTTCTGCCTCGCCTACGTTTTCACCTACAG GGACTTTACTGGTGGTACTCTCGGTCTCGCCTGGGTCGCTTCCGCGTCTGGCGCGTCCGGTGGTATCTGCGAAAAATTCAAGACTTATACTGAGACCGTGTCCGGGCTGTATCAATCCACTAAGAGATCCCTCAATACCGGCATCATAACTTTCGTAAATTACAACAGCCGTGTGCCGCCTAAAGTGTCACAGCTGACTCTGGCGCATGAGATAGGTCATAACTTCGGATCACCG CACGATTTTCCGCCGGAATGCAGACCGGGGGGCTTGGACGGTAATTACATTATGTTCGCCTCGGCGACGAGCGGAAATCGACCGAACAACAGCAAGTTTTCAAAGTGCAGCATTGGCAATATCAGCAACGTCCTAGATGCTATCGAGGATAATAAGAAGAGGAACTGTTTTACTG gAGCGTTTTgtggaaataaaattgtcgAGGCTGGCGAGGAGTGTGACTGCGGATATGACGACAACGAGTGCGTGGACAAGTGCTGCTATCCCAGACAGGTGTCTGAGCTGGATAAGATTAAGAATGACACCGCGAAAGGTTGCCATAGGAAATACGGGACTCAATGCAG TCCTAGTCAAGGACCCTGTTGTTCGAGTGAAACGTGCCAGTTTGTGCCCCTCTCCCATCGAGTTCAGTGCAGGGCCGAATCAGACTGTAGTTACAATTCTACATGCAATGGAAAGTCCTCCGAATGCCCATCGCCGTTACCAAAAGCCAACAAGACTAGATGCAATGAAGGCACTCAA TTGTGCATCAACGGGGAGTGCACAGGATCCATTTGTTTGGAGTGGAATCTGACAGAGTGCTTTTTAACGAGCAACATCATACCGAACATCGACAAGCGAAAGCTCTGCGAATTAGCCTGTCAAAATGGGACTGATGCATCAACATGTCGTGGGACGAGCGAGTTTGCACACATGGTGGGATTGCCCGAGGGTGGAATGAGTCTCAGACCTGGTTCACCTTGCGATAATTTTCAG ggTTATTGCGATGTTTTCTTGAAATGCCGAGCCGTTGATACGGAAGGACCGCTTGCGAGATTGAAAAACCTGTTGTTCAATAAAGAAACTTTATCGTCGGTAGCGCAATGGATAACT GAATTTTGGTGGGCGGTGTTATTAATGGGTATAGCTTTCATCATATTTATGGGACTGTTTATCAAGTGCTGTGCTGTGCACATTCCTTCTACTAATCCCAAAAAGCCACCTGCGAGGCGTATCAGTGATACATTAACAAGACCGATGAATACTCTTAGAAGAATG cgACATCCGCACGGTGGTGGTGGAGCTGGGCCAAGGAGTATACCACCAAGAGGTCCAAGTCAAGGTGGACATGGAACGCGTGGACCCTCTCATGGTTATGGAGAGGGTAGAGGTGCTCAATATTATCCAAAAG GATATCGCTCGGTTCCCACAGCTAGTGCGCCACCAAGTAGCGGGTCAGCAGACAATTACGGGCGTTCCAATCACCCAGAGCTGTATGCCGGCGCCTATTCGGGCTCCGGCGGAGGTGGGAGGAGCACAGCATATGAGATGAGACATCACAACAAGGTGTGA